The Candidatus Poribacteria bacterium genome includes a region encoding these proteins:
- a CDS encoding class I SAM-dependent methyltransferase: MANLENLFSTVKTSFNAPHEVSLRIKEQHEGLSKPERRMLQFLPQKCCILDIGCATGRASIALAKEGHVVTGIDVAERLIEEARVNAAEQELTITYQVCDPATLPFPNEVFDAVLMLKTYCYVPKRRNRVAWLNEIARVLKPESWLFLVQYSIDGILDNYDSIHEENQQRFSDDILETLEEGDGFSTHEIPTFIHYFMEADLTDELVTAPFQIVDSFREDTLCHYVLKSRLG; this comes from the coding sequence ATGGCTAATTTAGAAAATCTATTCAGTACAGTCAAAACGAGTTTTAACGCGCCTCACGAAGTCAGTCTGCGTATCAAAGAACAACACGAAGGGCTATCTAAGCCAGAACGGCGAATGCTTCAGTTTCTACCGCAAAAATGTTGTATATTGGACATTGGATGTGCAACCGGCAGGGCATCAATTGCACTTGCTAAAGAAGGTCATGTTGTTACAGGCATAGATGTTGCTGAGCGACTCATCGAAGAAGCGAGAGTAAACGCCGCGGAACAAGAACTCACAATAACCTATCAGGTTTGTGATCCTGCGACGCTACCATTTCCAAATGAAGTTTTCGATGCGGTGCTGATGTTGAAAACATACTGTTACGTTCCCAAACGCCGGAATCGAGTTGCGTGGCTGAACGAGATTGCCCGCGTGTTGAAACCTGAGAGTTGGCTCTTCTTAGTTCAGTATTCCATTGATGGAATACTCGACAACTACGACTCGATTCATGAGGAGAACCAGCAGCGTTTCTCTGATGATATCCTTGAAACTTTAGAGGAAGGAGATGGCTTTTCGACGCATGAGATCCCGACATTTATCCACTATTTTATGGAGGCTGATCTAACGGATGAGTTAGTAACTGCCCCTTTTCAAATTGTGGATTCCTTTCGGGAAGATACGCTATGCCACTATGTCTTGAAAAGCCGACTTGGTTAG
- a CDS encoding 2-isopropylmalate synthase: protein MDNVENNQQKVYIFDTTLRDAEQTPGAALGIEEKLEIAKHLAKLNVDVIEAGFPISSPGDFEAVKRIANEVEGPEICGLSRVVEKDITAAWKAIEDAPRARIHTFVGTSPIHMGRITRTTPEDTLRMATDAVAYAKSLCEVHPDANVEFSPMDAGRTELAFLYEVVEATIAAGATVVNIPETVGWTVPTEFGDLIKGIMENVPNVNDAIISVHCHNDLGLAVANSLIAVEQGARQIECTINGLGERAGNTSLEEVVMAIRTRRDYFKEYYTDINAKEIVPISRRVSRTMGIAVQPNKAIVGANAFAHSSGIHQDGIIKSRVTFEIIDPKEIGWKESQLILSPRSGRNALRHRLSELGYEVDAEQLDKVYERFLRVADKKKAVQDADLEAIMSDEIRSIPAVYELDYIQVVSGTRISPTTTVGVRTEDKVIEKASTGDGPVDAAFKAIGQIVDIQLNLIDYQIRSVTEGEDAIGEVSLKVQDNGNIITGHGASTDIIEASARAYIHAVNKLIQIRSEG from the coding sequence AAGCCGGATTTCCGATTTCGTCACCGGGGGATTTCGAGGCTGTCAAACGGATAGCGAACGAAGTCGAAGGACCGGAAATTTGTGGGCTTTCTCGCGTTGTGGAGAAGGACATTACTGCCGCGTGGAAAGCCATTGAAGATGCCCCTCGCGCCCGTATCCATACTTTTGTTGGAACATCACCGATACACATGGGGCGCATCACGCGTACAACGCCTGAGGATACGCTCCGAATGGCAACCGACGCAGTCGCCTACGCAAAGAGTTTGTGCGAAGTACACCCGGACGCGAATGTCGAATTTTCACCGATGGATGCTGGACGGACGGAATTAGCGTTCCTGTATGAGGTCGTTGAAGCGACTATTGCTGCGGGGGCAACCGTCGTCAATATCCCAGAAACTGTTGGATGGACGGTGCCGACAGAGTTCGGCGATTTGATTAAAGGCATCATGGAGAACGTACCGAATGTTAACGATGCTATTATTAGTGTTCACTGTCATAACGACCTTGGGTTAGCCGTCGCAAACAGTCTGATAGCAGTTGAGCAAGGTGCGCGTCAGATAGAATGCACAATCAATGGACTTGGTGAACGTGCGGGGAATACCTCGTTGGAAGAGGTCGTTATGGCGATCCGAACCCGGCGCGATTATTTCAAAGAATATTATACCGACATTAACGCGAAAGAAATTGTCCCGATCAGTCGGCGTGTGAGTCGTACAATGGGTATTGCCGTTCAACCCAACAAGGCGATTGTCGGCGCGAACGCTTTTGCACACAGCTCAGGTATCCATCAAGATGGTATTATCAAGTCGCGTGTAACATTTGAAATTATTGATCCGAAAGAAATTGGATGGAAAGAGAGTCAATTGATTCTCAGCCCGCGTTCCGGACGCAATGCCCTCAGGCACCGACTCAGCGAACTCGGCTACGAAGTGGACGCTGAACAACTGGATAAGGTCTATGAAAGATTCCTGAGGGTCGCTGATAAAAAGAAAGCGGTGCAGGATGCCGACCTTGAGGCAATCATGAGCGATGAGATTCGCTCAATTCCTGCTGTTTATGAACTGGATTATATCCAAGTCGTCAGTGGAACGAGAATCTCACCGACAACGACGGTCGGTGTTCGGACGGAAGACAAGGTGATTGAGAAAGCGTCAACTGGTGATGGCCCCGTTGATGCAGCGTTTAAAGCGATTGGTCAGATTGTCGATATCCAACTAAATCTCATTGATTACCAGATCCGTTCTGTAACCGAGGGTGAAGATGCCATTGGTGAGGTCTCGCTGAAGGTACAGGATAACGGGAACATCATCACAGGACACGGTGCCAGCACAGACATCATCGAGGCGAGCGCACGCGCCTACATCCACGCTGTTAACAAACTAATTCAGATTCGATCTGAGGGATAA